The following coding sequences are from one Eptesicus fuscus isolate TK198812 chromosome 7, DD_ASM_mEF_20220401, whole genome shotgun sequence window:
- the LOC103288973 gene encoding actin-like protein 7B: MTTRNSLSSMPTGTAHGDTGEAGTLSAPDAGIRDTGSATQLKMKPKNVHKIKALIVDLGSQYCKCGYAGDPRPTYFISSTVGKPYEAADVGDARKEIYVGHELLNIEAPLRLVNPLKHGIVVDWDCVQNIWEYIFHKAMKILPEEHAVLVSDPPLSPSSNREKYAELLFETFGIPAMHVTSQSLLSIYSYGKTTGLVVESGHGVSNVVPISEGNVLPGLTGHVDYAGSDLTNYLLQLLIKAGHKFTKDDDLHILDHIKKMCCYSAFQPEEELGLDLEELRVDYELPDGKVITIGHERFQCAEMLFKPTLVGSSQPGLPALTATCLGHCQEAGFKEEMAANVLLCGGCTMLEGFPERFQRELSLLCPGDSPAVAAASERKTSVWTGGSILASLQAFQQLWVSKEEFEEKGSTAIHTKC; the protein is encoded by the coding sequence ATGACGACGAGGAACAGCCTGAGCTCCATGCCCACGGGCACGGCTCATGGTGACACTGGAGAGGCAGGAACGCTGTCAGCTCCTGATGCTGGCATTCGGGACACAGGTTCAGCCACTCAGCTGAAGATGAAGCCCAAGAATGTGCACAAGATTAAGGCACTCATCGTCGACCTGGGCTCGCAGTACTGTAAGTGTGGCTATGCAGGAGACCCAAGGCCCACCTACTTCATCTCCTCCACGGTGGGCAAGCCCTATGAGGCAGCTGATGTGGGCGATGCCCGCAAGGAGATCTATGTGGGCCACGAGCTGCTCAACATTGAGGCACCCCTGAGGCTGGTTAACCCTCTAAAACACGGCATTGTGGTGGACTGGGACTGCGTCCAGAACATCTGGGAGTACATCTTCCACAAGGCCATGAAGATCCTCCCCGAGGAGCATGCCGTGCTGGTCTCCGACCCCCCGCTTAGCCCCAGCAGCAACCGGGAGAAATATGCGGAGCTCCTGTTTGAGACCTTTGGCATCCCCGCCATGCATGTGACATCCCAGTCACTGCTGTCCATCTATTCCTATGGCAAGACCACAGGGCTGGTGGTGGAGAGCGGGCACGGTGTCTCGAATGTCGTCCCCATCTCAGAAGGCAACGTGCTGCCAGGCCTGACTGGCCATGTTGACTATGCCGGGAGCGACCTCACCAACTACCTGCTGCAGCTGCTCATCAAGGCCGGCCACAAGTTCACCAAGGACGACGACCTGCACATCCTTGACCACATCAAGAAGATGTGCTGCTACTCGGCTTTCCAGCCTGAGGAGGAGCTTGGCCTGGACCTGGAGGAGCTGCGCGTGGACTACGAGCTCCCAGATGGCAAGGTCATCACCATTGGCCATGAGCGCTTCCAGTGCGCCGAGATGCTCTTCAAGCCCACCCTGGTGGGAAgcagccagcctggcctccctgcacTCACAGCCACTTGCTTGGGCCACTGCCAGGAGGCGGGCTTCAAGGAGGAGATGGCCGCAAACGTGCTGCTGTGTGGCGGCTGCACCATGCTGGAGGGCTTCCCTGAGCGCTTCCAGAGGGAGCTGAGCCTCTTGTGCCCTGGGGACAGCCCCGCAGTGGCTGCAGCTTCCGAGAGGAAGACCTCCGTGTGGACCGGTggctccatcctggcctccctgcaggcctTCCAGCAGCTCTGGGTCAGCAAGGAAGAGTTTGAGGAGAAGGGCAGTACAGCTATCCACACCAAGTGCTGA